The region AATGAAAATACCTTTTAAATAACTATTTTTGTACACGCTTTTATAGCGTTTGCTGCACGCCCCACGTCAGCTAATTGCCTGGTCAGTTTGGCCCGGAATCAGGTGGTCAACATCTCCATAACATACACTTTCACGGCATAAACCCGCTATGCCTATGCTCAATCCCATTTATTCCATGACTCGTCAAGTTCTTTGCTCTCCACCTTGACCTTATTCCGTCTTACAGGCTGTATAGCTGCCATAATTAATTCATTTAATCACTTTAAATCATTAAACATTATGGTTACTACAGCACAACCAACCACAACAAACACATTCGTTGACACCTACCAGGAGGTAACAAATGCAGTTATTAAAATACTTGAAGAAGGTACAATTATCTGGCAATGTCCATGGAATCAGGCTGGCTTACCAAAGAACATCACCTCTGATGTAAATTATCGAGGATGGAACCTGTTTCTACTCAACTTCCACACAATGATCAAAGGCTATCCAACGCCTTACTACATCACCTACAAACAGGCTAATCATCTTAAGGGCTCTATAAAGAAAGGTGAGAAAGGTGTAAGGATCATCTACTGGGCAGAGGTAGAACTCAAGAACCAACAAGCTGATGCAACTACACAGCAACCGGCTGATAAAACTGATAAGCCTAAGAAAATAATGGTGCCTAAGACTTACACCGTCTTTAACATCGCCCAAACTGAAGGGATTGAGTTTCCATACTTTGAAGTAGGCACACCAAGCGAACGTGAAAAGATTGCTAACTGCGAGATTGTTGTTGACAATATGCCTAACAGGCCCACTATTCGCAAGAATGGTACAAGTGCTTACTACCAGCCATCTACAGACACGGTTGTTGTACCAAGCCTAAAAAGATGCAAATCGAGCGAAGCGTATTATAGCACATTATTCCATGAACTGGCACACAGCACCGGACATGTGAGCAGGCTGAATCGTAAAGAGCTGTTAAGCGATGATGGCTTCGGCAGTACTGCTTATGCAAAGGAAGAACTTACAGCTGAAATGACTGCTGCATTCCTAAGTGCAGTAACTGGCATTGCACAATCAACAATTGACAATAGTGCAGCCTACATCGAAAGCTGGCTTAAAGCTTTGAGAAATGATAAAACACTTGTAATTAAAGCGGCTGCACAGGCTCAAAAGACTGCTGACTATATCCTATCAGTTGAATATGAAACAGCTTAAATAGGAGAAGCCCAGATGGGCTTTATACGATTTTACAAGACTTCATACCCATTATCAACCCATTTATCGGCAACGTACTGACAGAAAGGGCCAACTACGCCCTTTCGCGCACATCTTGATGGAGATCGTAAGTACCGAATTGAAATATTGCGTTATGGATGCTCGTCGATCCAATTCATTATAACTGATAACCTTATTTTCCAAAAAGCCGACAAGGTTTCTGGTAAAACAGATTTGCACGATGGTTTTGCGATTTTCAAGAAATATGCTCCAATAGTTAATGATTCTTTGTCAAAAGGCGGCTTACCTTAATAGAATAGTTTTGCTTAACTGTAATCAAGTCTATATTGTAAATCTAATCTGTTCATGTCGATTAAAAATATTAAAAAAAGTTGAATTATATTAATTATGAATTCAGAAATAAAATTTATTATATTCGTATAAATTAAACTTTGCTTTCAAGTTATAATTCGTTTTTTTTTACCTATGCCTCAAAACGAAAACTCCTACAAAATTTTAACGTTAATTGCCCACAAGCTTAATGTTTTAATTACGAAGCAATCCATTGAATTGGAGATGCTCAGACATCCCGATTATCCAAGCCTTTTGACTATTAGTGATATTCTAAACGTATGGAATATTTCGAACGAAGCTTTTAAAGTGCCTGAGTTTACAACAAAGCACCTCAAAAAATCGGCACCCTGTGTTATCTGTTCTAAAGTTGAAGGGTTTTATCTAGTTGAAGAAGTCAAAAGTGAAAATATCATAATCAATAATGGACACCAAAGAAGCATGATATCTCTTGATGAACTCAAAGATAAGTTCCAAAACGTTCTATTAGTCTTAAATAAATCAAAGGACTTTGAAGAATTTGATTATAAAACGAAACGTCAGATTGAAATTTTAAAAGCAATCCGGCAACCGTTTTTGGTTTTGTCATCGATTTTGATTTTTGCAATTGTTGCTTTTTTGAATATTTCTCCCAGTAGTGAACGTGTAGCATTAGTATTTTTAATGCTAAAGGCAGCGGGACTTATTGTATCTGTAATATTATTACTTCAAAGTATTAATGCAAATAACCCAATAATTCAAAAATTGTGTGGCACCGATGAAAAGAAAAATTGCCAAGCAATTCTAAACTCTAGGGCAGCGAAGGTAACCTCGTTTCTGACTTGGTCTGAAATTGGGTTTTTCTACTTTTCAAGTACTGCCCTAACGACAATTTGTGGCATGAACAACCTAAGGTTAATCCATTTTTGCGCCTTTGCTAATATTGTATGCATTCCATACACCCTATATTCACTTTTTTATCAATGGAGAATAGCAAAACAATGGTGTGTATTATGTTGCGCAGTGTTAGTGTTGCTTTGGCTTGAATTTGCAACGGCTTTATGGAGTAATTCTTTAACCTTGCAAAAATTATCAGTTGAGGATTTAACAATAATTTTCCTGAGTATACTTGCTCCTATTACCTTTTGGTCATTCAGTAAACATTTATTGCAACAATCAATGTTGGTCAAGCCTTTAAAAGAGCAACTTGGCTTATTCAAAAGGAACACCGATGTTTTTCATACATTGTTAAGTACCGAACCTGCGTATGCAATTCTACCTTCAGAAGATTCAATCGTAATTGGTAATCCCCATGCTAAAAATGTTATCACAATGGTTTCTAATCCGTTCTGTAAGGCTTGTTCGGTAACTCATCGTGAGCTAGAAGAAGTAGTTGAAAAGAATTCCACAATACAGCTGCAAATAGTTTTTGTGCCGCGAATTTACAGTCGAAAAAATGATTCAATTGTGGCTGCGCATCTTTTTTCATTAAAGCACAATTGTTCTGAAGCTTTGTTAAAAAGCTCGTTATTTGATTGGTATAATCAAGAAAAAAAAGATTATAAAAAATGGGCCGAAAAATATCCAATTCAAGAAACAAAGGACTTAGATAGAATCGTTGAGCGCCAACGTGAGTGGTGCGGTTTTGTAGGCATTGATACAACGCCGACCATTTTTTTTAATGGAAGGCGTTTATCGCCTGTTTATCATGCGACAGATTTAGCTTATATATATTAGACAGATCAAGGTATTAAGTACCTGTCTTATGGTAAAAACAGGAGGGAATGCTGAAACCCTTAATTTGAGGCAAAAAAATCAAACTACACATTTTTATGGAAAATTTAACATTACCCAGTTCTTTCGAACAAGGCGTAGTCCTTACCAGAGAAGAAATGAGAAAGATTAACGGTGGAAAGCTACAACAATATGCTTTCTGGTGCTCACAGACTAATGCATCGGGTCCTGGGTGCCAACCTTTTGGTTTGCAATATGGCGGCTGGGAGTGTAAATCAGATACTCTAG is a window of Mucilaginibacter terrenus DNA encoding:
- a CDS encoding ArdC family protein, with the translated sequence MVTTAQPTTTNTFVDTYQEVTNAVIKILEEGTIIWQCPWNQAGLPKNITSDVNYRGWNLFLLNFHTMIKGYPTPYYITYKQANHLKGSIKKGEKGVRIIYWAEVELKNQQADATTQQPADKTDKPKKIMVPKTYTVFNIAQTEGIEFPYFEVGTPSEREKIANCEIVVDNMPNRPTIRKNGTSAYYQPSTDTVVVPSLKRCKSSEAYYSTLFHELAHSTGHVSRLNRKELLSDDGFGSTAYAKEELTAEMTAAFLSAVTGIAQSTIDNSAAYIESWLKALRNDKTLVIKAAAQAQKTADYILSVEYETA
- a CDS encoding vitamin K epoxide reductase family protein; protein product: MPQNENSYKILTLIAHKLNVLITKQSIELEMLRHPDYPSLLTISDILNVWNISNEAFKVPEFTTKHLKKSAPCVICSKVEGFYLVEEVKSENIIINNGHQRSMISLDELKDKFQNVLLVLNKSKDFEEFDYKTKRQIEILKAIRQPFLVLSSILIFAIVAFLNISPSSERVALVFLMLKAAGLIVSVILLLQSINANNPIIQKLCGTDEKKNCQAILNSRAAKVTSFLTWSEIGFFYFSSTALTTICGMNNLRLIHFCAFANIVCIPYTLYSLFYQWRIAKQWCVLCCAVLVLLWLEFATALWSNSLTLQKLSVEDLTIIFLSILAPITFWSFSKHLLQQSMLVKPLKEQLGLFKRNTDVFHTLLSTEPAYAILPSEDSIVIGNPHAKNVITMVSNPFCKACSVTHRELEEVVEKNSTIQLQIVFVPRIYSRKNDSIVAAHLFSLKHNCSEALLKSSLFDWYNQEKKDYKKWAEKYPIQETKDLDRIVERQREWCGFVGIDTTPTIFFNGRRLSPVYHATDLAYIY